The sequence gagtgtttgtgtgctgtgatcAGCCTTACAGTGGAGGAGGACAGCTGGAGAAAGTCGATGGGGTGGGGAGCCTGAAACAGCTGCAGCTCTTCCAACACCCGGCCATCCTCTCCATTCAGCTTCACAGCTTTCTGCAGCCAGCCGGAGTCTGAGGGAGAAAGGGACCGAGAGTGAGTTTTTCAAAAAAAGCCAAAAGTGAAACTCCTTAACTCTCTTTCAGTGTCAATGTTGTACACATGCTAGTGGCATACCTGTGCCTATGAGCATAACTGGATGCTCTTCTCCGTTCAGCGCTGTTACCCGGTCGACAACAATCTTGGTAAATCTTGTGTCGCTTTGAACCAAAAGAGGCCCTCCGGTCAGTGGTCGGACAACTGTCGCCATCAGATGGTTTTCCTTGACGAACTGGAGGGTCTCCTTTGGGAGGTCCAGAGAGCTTTGGAAGCCTCTGGCCCTCATGGCATCGTTAATGCACTGGAACAACAAGACACAGGCAGATTAGGACCCAGCAGAAAACAGCATTGGTACTGGCCAGTGGTCACATGGAAACGTTAACATAAGATAAAGCCCAAAACCAGCTGCTtgtatagttgtttttttttcattctgtacACTTACAGCTCCTGGACGGGGGTATGGCAGCTCCTCTTCGAGTGGTGATGAACCATATTCACTCCAAAAAGGGCCGTTGAACGCTCTGATGATGTCTGACACCTTGTACGCGCACACGGCAGACTGGCTGCATGAATCCCTGTCATGGATTCAGAACAAAGCTCTCATTATACCTTGCTCTATGATACATTTACAGCTGTTTGGATTTCTAGGCTACATCTTGTGTTACTGTGCTAAGTAACTATGCTCATCCACATGTACAAAGAGGCACTCTAATAGTAATAAGCAATAAAGTGATGGCTAGGGCTAAAGGCCTCTTGACTGTAATCCTAGGTAACTGTACTTCTAAAATGTTCAGTTCATAAAGACTGGGACGGTCAAAGGAGCCTTTGCCAGAGATTCTTCATCTGTGAACATCATCGTCTCCCTCTTCCATTAAAATGAACTCGGCTATAGTCAAACCCTGCTGCTCCTGACTGCCACAGCGCCACAGTGAGACGAGACGAAGGAAGACAACTCACGACTGAGAGGTGAAGGTGGCATAAAAGACGCTGTTCCTCCAGTCATGTTGGTCTTTCAGGAGGTAAACGTCCTGGACCAGGCTAGGAAGCATCCCTTGGCCCATGGGACAATCCAGTCGCGCCTTTAGAAATGACGTCCATCTCGACATGAGGGCTTTTCGCCCCCCGATGTCACCCTaggacgacacacacacagttagttCCATCAGCTGGATTTACACTGGCAGCTGAAGCAGGTTTAACTCCACTCCCAGATTACATTGGTTAATTTGCTGTATCAAATGACTTTGTTGTTACCTTGCAAACACGTGCAACCCTTGACACCAGAGTGCGATCTCTCTCCAAAGCCTTCTcagtgaagaagaggaaaatgcTGTCGTCTTCACCCTCCTCACTATTTGCTCCGGTTTCGACAAGGCTCATGGATGCAAAGGTGGGATCTGGAATCACAACAGCACACAGAAAACTCAACATTTAGCACCGAGGTCTGGCAACGCCTGAAATCTGACTCAAGACAAACTGAGGCGTGTTGAAATATGAATACAAGGTTTACATGCTGAGAGACAGTGAAGAGCTTACCATTCAGCCAGGATCCTGACGAATCTGTTTTAAGTGTTTTCGGTCCACTTTTctggaacactggctgtgtgCCCCAGAAGTCGGTGTATGTGGCCGAGTACAGCGTGTCTTCTGTGTGGTCAAAAAGGAGTTAAAAATCATCACTACAGTCAGAATCACAGTCCATCTCCTATATTTCTCAAACTGAACAGGGCTGTCAGACCAGGGGCCACAGATACTCAAAAGCTGCAGATTTTTCTCTGAACCAGAGACTACACCAGCTCATTTCACTGTTTACGTCTTCCACTCTGAATTcgcagagagaaacagcactATTGTACTTACCAACCAAAAGGGAGGTGTGGCGCTGGTTGGGGTCAAGGGGGACTTTGCCCGTTCCAAAATCTCGGCGGTTCTCCATGACCAGGTGGCTGTTGTTAAATGACTGATGGAGGAGAAGTTGGTGTTTAATTTTCACTCTGCTCAATCTACCAATCCTCCAATTTCATGCCAAGTCAGTGTGTTGTACTCACCATGTAGTCACACGAGGGGCTGAACGCATTGGTTCCACACACGTACAGATTGCCATCATCAGTTCTGTGCATGGATTTGATGTAGTTGTCGCACTCCTTTTGGAATAAATCATGGAATCAGTGAAAATTGGATCAAACTTCAGAAGTGGTGTTTTCTGACAAAGGTGCACTCATCACTGACGATTCATCAGTCATTCACTTCTTACCTTGATGTCCCCATGTTCCATCAGGCAGTTTTGTCTGGCTGATGGACTCACAAGCCACTGGGTctggaaaaaacaagaaatcaagaTGTTCAAAAAACCCCACATTTTGTAAAATCTCTCAACTGTCTGGAATTCAATTACATGAGGGGACTATGACCTCAAAATGCTGAATCAGCCCCACAGTTTATGTCCTTTATGTCCTTAGGTCTTTATTGTTAAGTGGGTGGATGCTGAGATAGTTGGGACTGTAGGTATACGTATACCCCCACAAATGTGTTTGTCTACACTCAggtggtgtgtgtaggtgtaaaTTTATTGTAACACTGACCAGGGAAACTTAACATAGACCAGATCTGAtttttatatgtgcatgttCAATAGTATAACTTCAATGGCTCAATGTAAGACgaaatattgtaatatatacTTTATTATTTCTTCAGTCCCACAACTGTACACTGTGAAATTATTATCTGCTATGCCATGCATGTCTGCAGTTGCTCCTTGTATGCTCCTGTTTAACTGACAGTGTTTTATTGTAGAGAAAACTTCAGTAAAGTGTtaatcacaataaaaagaagcagGATCTTACCTTGCCGATCATTTCGCCGATGTCACTCATGTTTAGAGACAGCaccatctctctgcctccaaCAAGGAGTTGTCCAAGGTCTTCTCTCGCCAGCATGGAGCTCAGGTTTGTGAAACCAGCCCCGCTAAATTTTTTCATAGGTACAtctaaaacaggaaaaaaaaacagaatatgatGAGAAGTCATATCTCACCCTGCAGAGCCTTTTAATTAGACTTTTAATATTCCTGCATGTTGCATGGTCATCTGATATGTATAGTCTATTGTCTCCATGCAGAATGATCAGTATACAGACTGCTGCACATAAAGtagtgatatgtgtgtgtggacttcAGTCCCTCCAAGGTGCTGAGGATTTCTTACTGTAGAATGGGACACTCCTCCTTGGCGGGTTCTTCCTCAAGGAGTTTTCTCCACTCACGATGAGGAGGAGCAAGATGAAGAATGTAAAGAGCTTCATCTTGTTGTTGTCACCTTAAGGTGGgagaacacaacaaaacacaacaaggtCAGTCAAAGACCGCACAAGTCCAGACTCTGCACACTCACATGGTCTGTTGGTGGCAGCATGGCTGTGTTTCTCTCTAAAGAGCAAAACAGCTCTACAGGAGGTGGGTGAACATTTGCAGCCGAGAGCATTTCATAGttaacatcaaataaaatatgctGACTGTTAGAGATGACTTCCATGCCGTGCGTCTGCACTCAGGCCATGGAAGGGGGCAAGGGAGTcattttgtctagagcgccaacatagGTAGAGCTGGCACTGTCTGCACTACACACTCACTCCCTGTTTCCAGATGAAAGTAATGTAGTAATGGGAATTCTGGCTCTTTTTAGAGAACTggctcttttggctcggctcactaaaaagagcctgctctttcggctcccaagcggctcttcagatttttttgttgcttaaattaatttataccaacaataatgtaaaattatgcgcaaaatgaattactattgttaaaaaacatgttattttttttttttttaatttatatatgtttattatataaatatgcctttatttattcactctacatactgctacaaaaaatatattataaaatacataaacaaacttttaactatttaaagttgaattgaattgctgtagacactgcagcagcagcagttgcagTAGACACACTTCACTTTCATTAATATCAGATTCGATTGCTTGcgttttttcttcccattgcactgatggctggacagttgtcatgtgcctgtgcaggttgtttgtGGAGCCGGGTcgataagagatttttttttcttgcagactctacactctgccttgctattgtcaataaaattgaaatgggtccagattttactccttttcctgctgtcactcattttcttaaatAGGCTACACCTTTCCAGCGCGTTTGTGTTGTCTCTCCTTGTGgccccttgctctctttctctctcgtctccctccctcctgtgcgcctgttcgtgtgtgtgtgtgtgtgtgtgtgtgtgtgtgtgtgtgtgtgtgtgtgtgtgtgtgtgtgtgtgtgtgtgtgtgtgtgtgtgtgtaactgccggtCCAGGGTGAAGCGCTCAGCGCAGATAGACGgtaccccacatcttgaccaatcatgtgcggctttcgcagaaaaaataaccaatcgGCTCCCGAAAAAAAACGGCTCCTGATCAGGAGCCGTCACTATAATTCAGTACTCAATCCACAGTGGATTATGACTTCGATCTAGTTGCTTACCTGTAGTTAGATCTCTGTATTTCTATCAGAGGTTTCCTGAAGTTAGTCGTTCTGATGTTCTCTCCTTGAACGCTTGGTCCAAAATGAGCCAGTCTCCTAACTTCTGATCCTTTTACATCATTTCAGCAGAACTTTCGGCTCTGTTACGCGACCGTGACGTCGCTGCGTACGGCTTTGTTGCGTCACAGACACCACAGGCGCGCGCTGACACGAGCGTTCCACGACTGTCCACAATGTCCATAACGGTAAAGTTAGCAATCTAACCATAATAACCTAAATAAATGACATTCATGAGCACCAGAGCAGAGTGATCATCCTTTGGGAGTTGTGAACATGCATTCTCTGTCATTGAATGTGTGGCCCAAAATCCCTGTGGAACAAATGAAAGCTGTTTGCAAAAAGTGGCAAAAATTAACTGAATATgtcaaataatcaatcaatatatCAACAAAAATCACTGTTTGTCTCTGCTTGCCAAATGTTTGGGAAAGATATGACGGTCAAATAGGCCTTGGCTGCATGATTCCAAATAGCTTGTGTGAGCTGGTGGGAAGATTTTATCAATCACTCCATTGTTAAAGGAGAAACCCATTCTAAAGCACAAGCTccagataaacagataaataaatgtgtctgtgCCTTACCTGGGCCATGTTGTGTAATGGTGCATTCTCCCTCCTAAAAACTGGCatagcagacaaacaaaaagccttAATAAACTCTGTTTATTTTAAACTACATGGTAGCACATAAAGCAGCTGCAACCAGCAAAGACCCATCTGGAGGTAACTTACATCTTTTTATATCTGATCAGAGAGGGAGCAGTCCAATTGAGTCAAATATGCATTCAGAGCTACAGGGCTTTGTGTTACTTTGCCCAGTGTTAGAGACCATTAGAGAGCTACGCAGCTTCAGCAACAAAATGACTTGACTTTGGTCTAACACGGAAAGAGATGGGTCAAAATGTCCGGAGTTATGCTTTGAAGTACCTGAAGCTTGTCTGAAGCTTGTCTGActctgacaggtgagacaggatCATTTATGAGGAGGGAGGCCATGATATTGGTGGAAAAcattactgttgctgctgtagacacatttactgtttttcataacacatctttattcgtgatataaacataggctacatgttaaggttatagttttggtgttgaaaaactaccgtatgtatggtttttaaacctaaattcacaatgtttatccttacccggaagaggcgtaccagaactacagTCTGcacggagttgcaacacacagaggtgtcctgcgccatagattttgtagttctaatatgttatgtctattatgtgatgttgtgatcactcatttttcaatctttattatagtttttgggtgtgggaagaacgcctgtttggtcagattttattttttttttttcttaagatagtgaaatcatgttttttccatgttttgacactagtcagtggcgccccctattggtttgccatcaggcatgatagtagaggtcaagagctttccaaaaatgttgaccccatgtctgtgccattttttgttgctgcactgtaagccttaaattaaaaccatagaaatcgattaaaacaggttacatgcgaggagcacgcaatgcgttattaggaggtcatgctcatttcacggatttctgtgagagcaggttaaccccacgcctccctccccagatttacacggtgacagtcagtgaggaaGGGACTTCCGAGCGGacgctacatcagcgacagtggtagcagcgtccatagcaacagccatagcaacgatagaaacctgaaagaatcttcgtaataactaacaaagtaaaaattatatacactaactgaacgaagattttggaaataaaatgcacatttcccgctagaaatgttatcaaaacgcatttgaatgcataagctctcttaaaatattgcattttccactgagaataaaaggaatgtccgccatttttcttaaggctctcgcttcggggctcgcgcaggcgcgctgatcgctcgtgctgctggaaattcgtaggaatatgcacggaaatttgtgcattatttttcgtaggaattcctacgaaccgtttcatgagaatacgttgaCTTAAAATACTGGATTCTTCAGGCTCCCACATGCACCGTTGCTTTTTAGAACAGTCCTCTCCATACCAGAGGAGAGGTGTCCTAACAGTTTATATCTCCAGCCTTATATCCTTTCATACAGCATTAGATCTACTGATCAGACGTCAGGTGCACTCAGAGCTCGGTCAAACTGCTTTCTTCTTTTATGCACATTGAGCATGGAATGAGCTGCAACATATCATCACCTTAGAGCCACTCCCCTCTTTCAATATTTGTAAAGGTCTTTTACAAACCGCTGGGAAGGAAACATGTTACTGTTTTACATCATTTCCTTGACTTGAGCTGGACTGTTTGGACATTGCTGGTACCACCTGCATGCCGCCCTTCCTTCACTATTTtccttgtgttgtttgttttgtattattttgtgatctattgtgaaattgttttttatgtcttcAATATCTCTGATTTGATGCTTTCAGTTCATCAGCAGCTAAAAATCAATGATAAGTCCAAAAATCATAAAGCCTCAAAGCAGGAGCTGAAAGGCCTGGACAAAGAGCTCTCAGCTCTGGGGAACAAAAGGCCAAAAGCCCCAGGGAGCTGAAAAGTCTGTGACACCTGGAATGGAACAACTTTATAGTTTCAGATAGGCGCTGGTTGAAAGCAGACACTTTGGTGGGCTTTGGAAGGAACAGCTATGTTTACTAATTCATTTCTTTGTGTGAAGGGAAATTTTCTTGccttcaactgaaaaaatatgttaGACTATATCTGGTATCTAAGGGAAATATTTGAAGGCTGCACACTTCTAATCAGATGTTCACTCATTACTATTGTCAGTATTAGTACATCATACAATTCTATATAATCAAAAACTTAGGAATTGCATAATATCAGACaatacaagtaaaaataaattaaaacaatataacctTGAATGAAACTTTAATTCTATAAACCATAGACAATAAGAAGTTGACAATGAAACATATTCAATTTGTACATGATTCAAGCAATTACATCAGAGCTAGATAATGCACTCAGTGGTTAAATATTACACTAACTCTATTAAAGCATACAGATGGTCTTGAAAGTTGTTCAGTCAGTAGATGGCGCAGTGGCTCCATCATAAAAAGAGGTAATCAGCGGCATCACCAGTTTCTCGTTGAAATGTTGAGATGAAAACCTAAAATAACAATTCTGTTTTCCTCACTATATGAAGgaattaaacaaacataaataaaagaataatttgttaaatattacacgcgcacacacacacaataacagcaggcccacacaggaggaggacagagtgaAGGTGCACAGGACCAACAATCTCTACACTTTTATTGGCCCCGGGTCCAGTGGACCCCAACATCCTGCATGTAATATAAATGTGCAGGGGGGGTGTACAGTGTGTGGTCATTGAAAATGGGTTCTGATCTATGTCCTTTACAGAAAATGAGCCAAAGCCAATTAGACtgaggttgaaaaaaaataattaatcatatcatttttcttttggtaaaatatgaaaacggacaccaataaaaaataaatgaaatcatgaaataatGCTTAATGTCTGATGGACACGTAGAAATATGACACAGATCAAATTGCAAATGGTCGGCTTCAGCATTATGGAGTTACTGACCTTTATCTTGTGTGCCAGTTTACATATCCACATCTGAAAGGGACAGAGAGGGTGAGGCTCTCAGAAGTCCTACAGGATTTTTAGGTTTTTTAACAGAATCCTATAGGATATCTGCAATTCCTATAAGACTTTCTGTTGTCTCTATAAGAAATGTATATGGTTCCTTTTGGATTTTCATTGTCCTGTTGGAAATTTTGAAGTATTCTATTGGAACCTATTGATATttcaaaaagtcaaataaaatcttCTCTTTTTCACGGGAATCATATAGGATTTATAAAATTCCAATAAGACTTTCTGTCATCTCTGTCTGGTTCCTTATGGACTATCATAATCCTATTGGAAATTTTAAAATGCTCAATGAAAACAACCTTTTGGACAATGTCACCGGGcttcacagcacacacacacacacacacacacacacacatcgcacacacactacacacacacacacacaccatatatatatatatatatatatatatatagatagatatagatatagatatagatagatagatatatagatatatatagatagacagatagatagatagatagatatacacacacacacacacgtgtggtgtgtgtgtgtgtgtgtgtgttataatacgtttttatttattttatttttattattttatttttatttattttttattttatttatttcatttttctctgtgagTGTCTGTTTCatgttctggaaaaaaaatctccagttatgttattttatattttatgttattttaatttcattatacaacctgttgtataatgactaAACCACTttcttgtatccttgtatatttatatattttatattatgttATTTAATATTGTTATATAAAAGGTAGTAATAGTAGCCTACTGGGTGTTGCGCTACATGCACATATAGATAAATTAAATCATATCAAATCAAACACATGTCTGATACACTATCAGAGAACcaccaaacacagacagagacagaccgGAAATGCCTTATATGGTGATGTCAAATCCAAGGTCCCAGGATTCAAATGCAACGGTTACAGTTACCTGCTGACAGTAAAGTGCTAAGGTGAGTTAATTTTTACAGGCtcacaattttttcttttttctttgtgccCTTCTTTGTTTAGATACTGTCATTAAATGTATTTACAAGTAACATAAGGTCGCCTTATGGTTGGTTTATGGTTGAACAGTTTCCCCCGCTTGTCAAATATGTTTACT comes from Myripristis murdjan chromosome 12, fMyrMur1.1, whole genome shotgun sequence and encodes:
- the LOC115368617 gene encoding semaphorin-4E-like → MWGDNNKMKLFTFFILLLLIVSGENSLRKNPPRRSVPFYNVPMKKFSGAGFTNLSSMLAREDLGQLLVGGREMVLSLNMSDIGEMIGKTQWLVSPSARQNCLMEHGDIKECDNYIKSMHRTDDGNLYVCGTNAFSPSCDYMSFNNSHLVMENRRDFGTGKVPLDPNQRHTSLLVEDTLYSATYTDFWGTQPVFQKSGPKTLKTDSSGSWLNDPTFASMSLVETGANSEEGEDDSIFLFFTEKALERDRTLVSRVARVCKGDIGGRKALMSRWTSFLKARLDCPMGQGMLPSLVQDVYLLKDQHDWRNSVFYATFTSQSDSCSQSAVCAYKVSDIIRAFNGPFWSEYGSSPLEEELPYPRPGACINDAMRARGFQSSLDLPKETLQFVKENHLMATVVRPLTGGPLLVQSDTRFTKIVVDRVTALNGEEHPVMLIGTDSGWLQKAVKLNGEDGRVLEELQLFQAPHPIDFLQLSSSTGQLYTGFNDLIIQLNTRDCSRYKFCSDCVLARDPYCGWDMVQQRCTSVAGLQSGSVIQDIADGDVSMCPKSDIMLNTRPFDIPLTVGISQLLPCSVDSNLPVSWWYHGRIISPGPRHTVLKQGLLIEKPTKADAGLYSCHTMETVKGKPHYKMVFQYLLRVKKDQDLIYLLGPLVTAMFLTLLVLVTFTACVTFHRQRKAAALHYNISNSRHCIVDMGVNTECSQAEEEELVAEMEDASDCSNNDVVIEIPE